A stretch of the Aminipila terrae genome encodes the following:
- a CDS encoding GGDEF domain-containing protein, which translates to MLKIQFTDKGKRVKVFSSMGIAFFPEHGNDFNELYRKADTAQYQSKNNGKNKIKIYEK; encoded by the coding sequence TTGCTTAAGATTCAGTTTACAGACAAAGGCAAAAGAGTAAAGGTATTCAGCTCAATGGGAATTGCCTTTTTCCCTGAACACGGAAATGATTTTAATGAACTGTACCGCAAGGCAGATACTGCCCAGTATCAGTCAAAAAATAATGGGAAGAATAAAATTAAAATTTATGAAAAATAA
- the spoIIID gene encoding sporulation transcriptional regulator SpoIIID: protein MKDYIEERVLELARYILDTNSTVRATAKKFRVSKSTVHKDITERLQEINPGLAAEVKAVLDTNKAERHIRGGLATKEKYHSKSSR from the coding sequence ATGAAGGATTACATAGAAGAAAGAGTCCTGGAACTGGCCAGGTACATTCTTGATACAAATTCCACGGTCAGAGCGACTGCTAAGAAATTCAGAGTCAGCAAAAGTACGGTACATAAAGATATTACAGAGAGACTGCAGGAAATAAATCCAGGGCTTGCCGCTGAAGTAAAAGCGGTTCTGGACACAAATAAAGCAGAAAGACATATCAGAGGCGGCCTTGCTACAAAGGAGAAATATCATTCTAAATCATCCAGATAG
- a CDS encoding DMT family transporter — translation MNDTKELFMQKTAVVWIGAMLCCALWGSAFPCIKIGYRLFCITTGDVGSQILFAGSRFTLAGILTIAIGSILNKKMLVPKRGSWLKILKLSMLQTVLQYIFFYIGLSNTTGVKASIIEGVNVFLAILIASLIFKQEKLTKVKSMGCIIGFIGVILVNLTKEGMDMSMKFSGEGFILLSTVAYAFSSVTLKHFSKDENPVVLSGYQFALGGIIMIVLGLMMNGRLDVITAPGIVMLLYLSVVSAVAYSLWGILLKYNQVSRVAVFGFMNPVFGVVLSALLLTTENEEALGLKSVISLILVCAGIYIVNCQKPSDKIDNSAAL, via the coding sequence ATGAACGATACGAAAGAATTATTTATGCAAAAGACTGCAGTGGTGTGGATTGGTGCCATGCTTTGCTGTGCATTATGGGGAAGTGCTTTTCCCTGTATAAAAATTGGATACAGACTGTTTTGCATTACAACAGGTGATGTGGGCAGCCAGATTCTATTTGCAGGAAGCAGATTCACTTTGGCAGGCATTCTGACCATTGCAATAGGCAGTATATTAAATAAAAAAATGCTGGTTCCCAAAAGAGGCTCCTGGCTGAAAATTTTAAAGCTAAGTATGCTTCAGACAGTACTCCAGTATATATTTTTTTATATAGGATTATCCAATACAACGGGAGTTAAGGCATCTATTATAGAAGGAGTAAATGTGTTCCTTGCTATTCTAATTGCCAGTCTCATTTTTAAACAGGAAAAACTTACAAAGGTAAAGAGCATGGGATGCATAATAGGTTTTATTGGTGTAATCTTAGTTAATTTAACAAAAGAAGGAATGGATATGTCTATGAAGTTTAGTGGAGAAGGATTTATCCTTTTGTCCACTGTAGCTTACGCTTTTTCATCTGTTACGTTGAAACATTTTTCCAAAGACGAGAACCCCGTTGTCTTAAGTGGATACCAGTTTGCCTTAGGGGGAATCATTATGATTGTGTTGGGATTAATGATGAACGGTCGGTTAGATGTGATAACAGCGCCTGGGATTGTAATGCTACTTTATCTTTCAGTGGTATCAGCCGTAGCATATTCCTTATGGGGTATTCTGTTAAAATATAATCAGGTATCCAGGGTTGCGGTATTTGGGTTTATGAATCCAGTATTCGGAGTGGTTTTATCTGCCCTGTTACTCACAACTGAAAATGAAGAGGCACTGGGATTAAAAAGCGTCATTTCACTGATTTTAGTTTGTGCAGGTATTTATATCGTCAACTGTCAGAAACCTTCGGATAAGATAGATAATAGTGCAGCTTTGTGA